The Leucobacter sp. UCMA 4100 genome window below encodes:
- a CDS encoding cysteine desulfurase family protein gives MPRSYLDHAATSPMPASVREAYSEALAIVGNPASVHAHGQDSGVYLEDARRRVAEALGAEPVEVTFTSGGTESINIALKGMLWHATAGNPDRKVIMLPRTEHHATLDAAMWAEARQGAELFWLPVTAEGVVTPEALEAAITEVGAHRVALVTVLLANNEVGSIADVWGLCAVAKRAGVPVHIDAVAALGQVPLHFDDWGAQLMSVSAHKIGGPVGVGALAIARDAKPEALLHGGSQQRGRSGTQDVAGAVAFAAALDYLGPVEAYAERLAEKRDRLIARVTEAVPEAVLRGSNPAGPDRLPGNAHFTFSGCQGDSLLFLLDTQGISVSVGSACQAGVQETSHVLLAMGLPEHEAIGSLRITISGDTTDEELDAFVQALPAAYEHARNAGLV, from the coding sequence ATGCCAAGAAGCTACCTCGACCACGCCGCAACCTCACCGATGCCCGCATCGGTGCGAGAGGCGTACAGTGAAGCACTCGCGATCGTGGGCAACCCCGCATCGGTTCACGCACACGGGCAAGACAGCGGGGTGTATCTCGAAGACGCTCGGCGAAGGGTGGCTGAGGCGCTCGGCGCTGAACCGGTCGAGGTGACCTTCACCTCGGGAGGAACCGAGTCGATCAACATTGCCCTCAAAGGCATGCTGTGGCACGCCACCGCGGGCAACCCCGATCGCAAGGTCATCATGCTGCCGCGCACGGAGCATCACGCGACGCTCGATGCCGCGATGTGGGCCGAAGCGCGGCAGGGGGCAGAACTCTTCTGGCTGCCGGTTACCGCAGAGGGCGTCGTGACGCCCGAGGCTCTCGAAGCAGCCATCACAGAGGTTGGCGCGCACCGCGTTGCTCTTGTGACCGTGCTGCTCGCCAATAACGAGGTAGGCAGTATCGCTGATGTGTGGGGGCTCTGCGCGGTCGCGAAGCGTGCGGGAGTGCCGGTGCACATCGACGCCGTTGCGGCGCTCGGTCAGGTGCCGTTGCACTTCGACGATTGGGGCGCTCAGCTCATGAGCGTTTCGGCGCACAAGATCGGTGGCCCGGTTGGCGTTGGCGCGCTCGCGATTGCTCGCGACGCAAAGCCCGAGGCCCTGCTGCACGGCGGATCGCAACAGCGGGGTCGCTCTGGCACCCAAGACGTCGCCGGTGCGGTTGCCTTTGCCGCGGCTCTTGACTACCTCGGTCCCGTCGAAGCGTACGCCGAGCGCCTCGCCGAGAAGCGTGACCGGCTCATCGCCAGGGTCACAGAGGCCGTTCCAGAAGCGGTTTTGCGCGGATCGAACCCGGCGGGGCCAGATCGCCTTCCCGGCAACGCCCACTTCACCTTTAGCGGGTGTCAGGGCGACTCGCTGCTCTTTCTGCTCGATACTCAGGGCATCTCGGTCTCGGTGGGATCTGCGTGTCAGGCCGGTGTGCAAGAGACTTCCCACGTGTTGCTCGCGATGGGCCTGCCTGAGCATGAGGCGATTGGGTCGCTGCGCATCACCATTTCAGGCGATACCACAGACGAAGAGCTCGACGCGTTCGTGCAGGCCTTACCCGCCGCATACGAACATGCGCGCAACGCGGGGCTCGTGTAA
- a CDS encoding ATP/GTP-binding protein, with protein MARKNRRRPVTPKHDVERLSYGGASKVVKRGREWFVREVPAHRAEKEYRCPDCGQVIARGQAHVVAWSAEHIFGDGAAVTERRHWHAHCWRIAS; from the coding sequence GTGGCGAGAAAAAACCGTCGCCGCCCAGTAACTCCCAAGCATGACGTCGAGCGTCTCTCGTACGGCGGCGCGAGCAAGGTAGTGAAGCGGGGCAGGGAGTGGTTCGTGCGCGAGGTTCCTGCCCACCGTGCCGAAAAAGAATACCGCTGCCCAGACTGCGGACAAGTGATCGCACGGGGCCAAGCGCACGTCGTTGCCTGGAGCGCAGAGCACATCTTCGGCGACGGCGCAGCAGTGACCGAGCGGAGGCACTGGCACGCTCACTGCTGGCGTATCGCCTCGTAA
- the pyrH gene encoding UMP kinase yields the protein MSATEGKKRRVLLKLSGEAFGGGSLGVNPDVVSQIAREIAAAMQHSEVAIVVGGGNFFRGAELSSRGMDRARADYMGMLGTVMNALALQDFLEQAGVSSRVQSAITMTQVAETYIPLRAVRHMEKGRVVIFGAGAGLPYFSTDTVAAQRALEIHADEVLVAKNGVDGVYNDDPRTNPDAVKLDEVSYNDALVQGLKVVDSTSFSLCMDNGIPMRVFGMEPAGNVTAAIRGEKLGTLVHP from the coding sequence ATGAGCGCAACCGAGGGAAAAAAGCGTCGAGTCCTTCTGAAGCTTTCGGGTGAGGCGTTTGGTGGCGGTAGCCTCGGGGTCAACCCCGATGTCGTCAGCCAGATCGCTCGTGAGATCGCTGCAGCGATGCAACACTCAGAGGTTGCAATCGTCGTTGGGGGTGGAAACTTCTTCCGTGGCGCTGAGCTCTCAAGCCGCGGTATGGATCGCGCGCGCGCCGACTACATGGGCATGCTTGGCACCGTGATGAACGCCCTTGCCCTCCAAGACTTCCTCGAGCAAGCAGGGGTATCGTCGCGTGTCCAATCAGCGATCACGATGACCCAGGTTGCCGAGACCTACATCCCTCTGCGTGCGGTTCGTCACATGGAAAAGGGCCGCGTCGTCATCTTCGGCGCAGGTGCAGGACTGCCATACTTCTCAACCGATACGGTTGCAGCGCAGCGTGCGCTCGAGATTCACGCTGATGAGGTGCTTGTCGCGAAAAACGGTGTCGACGGCGTATACAACGATGATCCACGCACCAACCCCGATGCGGTCAAGCTCGACGAGGTCAGCTATAACGACGCACTCGTGCAAGGGCTCAAGGTTGTCGACTCGACCTCGTTCAGCCTGTGCATGGACAACGGGATTCCTATGCGCGTGTTTGGCATGGAGCCTGCCGGTAACGTCACCGCGGCAATTCGTGGCGAAAAACTGGGCACACTCGTACACCCCTAG
- the frr gene encoding ribosome recycling factor, which produces MIDEVLSDVTDRMDKAVAAAKENFATVRTGRANPSLLQGVMVNYYGTPTPLPQLASVVNQDARSLLITPYDKGALRDIEQAIRDMPNLGANPSNDGQVVRVSLPELTAERRKEYVKIVKAKAEDGRVSIRSARRKAKDDLDALKSEIGEDEVSRGEKELEAITKKFIEQVDEALTNKEAELLEV; this is translated from the coding sequence GTGATTGATGAAGTACTCAGCGATGTCACCGACCGCATGGACAAGGCAGTTGCGGCGGCCAAAGAGAACTTTGCGACGGTTCGTACCGGCCGCGCAAACCCATCGCTACTTCAGGGCGTCATGGTCAACTACTACGGCACGCCAACCCCGTTGCCGCAGCTCGCTTCGGTTGTGAACCAGGATGCACGCAGCCTGCTCATCACCCCATACGACAAGGGTGCGCTGCGCGACATCGAACAGGCAATCCGCGACATGCCAAACCTCGGGGCAAACCCGAGCAACGATGGCCAGGTCGTGCGCGTCTCGCTTCCCGAGCTCACCGCAGAGCGCCGTAAAGAGTACGTCAAGATCGTGAAAGCGAAAGCTGAAGACGGGCGCGTCTCGATCCGCTCGGCACGCCGCAAGGCAAAGGACGACCTTGACGCGCTCAAGAGCGAGATTGGTGAGGACGAGGTTTCGCGCGGCGAAAAAGAACTCGAGGCCATCACCAAGAAATTTATCGAGCAGGTAGACGAGGCCCTGACGAATAAAGAAGCAGAGCTGCTGGAAGTTTAA
- a CDS encoding DivIVA domain-containing protein — MAESAEAQKGPFPLTEGKVRGYRVNEVDEFLDQIKATYEGGVAEGEKVTASMIRRRGFEVTKKGYDPRFVDAALDRLEEVLFDRERRAFQEKNGLEEWQKSIESLGSDLALRMRRDRSARFTRRSIFSSGYRISQVDAVIDQLADRLDQGLDVRVNDVRTVRFYPQRRGYDEAQVDAFLDAVVEYLLSQR; from the coding sequence ATGGCTGAATCGGCCGAAGCGCAGAAGGGACCATTTCCTCTGACCGAGGGAAAGGTTCGCGGGTACCGGGTAAATGAGGTCGACGAATTTCTCGACCAGATCAAGGCAACCTACGAGGGTGGCGTCGCCGAGGGTGAAAAAGTCACCGCTTCAATGATTCGACGGCGCGGCTTTGAAGTCACTAAGAAGGGCTACGACCCGAGGTTCGTTGACGCCGCACTTGACCGGCTCGAAGAGGTGCTTTTTGACCGCGAGAGGCGGGCCTTCCAAGAGAAGAACGGTCTTGAAGAGTGGCAGAAGAGCATCGAGTCGCTGGGAAGCGATCTCGCGCTTCGTATGCGTCGCGACCGTAGCGCGAGATTCACGAGGCGTAGTATTTTCTCATCGGGCTACCGAATCTCTCAGGTTGACGCCGTCATCGATCAGCTAGCTGACCGCTTGGACCAGGGGCTCGACGTTCGCGTGAACGACGTGCGCACCGTACGCTTTTACCCGCAACGACGGGGCTACGATGAGGCGCAGGTTGATGCGTTTCTCGATGCCGTTGTCGAGTACCTGTTGTCGCAAAGATAA
- a CDS encoding transglycosylase SLT domain-containing protein encodes MSVSVKTSASSSFMHRLRYGLTFGSVIALFGMVAIAPQLSWSSEPEVSALYQPGEMPTQEAIAAASVEAEHYLAALEVETLPEPEPEPEPEEEVTEAQEPSIAAPIPTYSGGGSPEAWMTAAGIAPENWGYVDFIASRESGWNPNATNPTSGACGLIQAYPCSKVPGGGYDPVANLTWANSYAQKYGGWNGAYDFWRSNNWW; translated from the coding sequence GTGTCTGTCTCAGTAAAAACTTCAGCATCATCATCCTTCATGCACCGCTTGCGCTACGGGCTTACCTTTGGTTCGGTTATTGCGCTGTTCGGCATGGTGGCGATTGCGCCACAGCTTTCATGGTCGAGCGAGCCTGAGGTATCAGCGCTGTACCAGCCTGGTGAAATGCCCACGCAGGAAGCCATCGCGGCGGCGAGTGTAGAGGCCGAGCACTATCTCGCAGCCCTTGAGGTCGAGACGCTCCCTGAGCCTGAGCCTGAACCAGAGCCCGAAGAAGAAGTCACAGAAGCCCAGGAGCCATCGATTGCGGCTCCGATTCCGACCTACAGTGGAGGTGGGTCACCCGAAGCTTGGATGACGGCAGCCGGTATCGCTCCAGAAAACTGGGGTTACGTTGACTTCATCGCCTCACGTGAGAGCGGTTGGAACCCTAATGCAACCAACCCTACCTCCGGTGCTTGCGGTCTGATTCAGGCATATCCTTGCAGCAAAGTTCCTGGGGGCGGATATGATCCCGTTGCTAACTTGACCTGGGCTAACTCATATGCTCAGAAGTATGGTGGGTGGAACGGGGCCTACGATTTCTGGCGATCAAACAACTGGTGGTGA
- a CDS encoding tetratricopeptide repeat protein yields MAQFSGGAVDLSGIVNRAQQQSSGAGAQQPGAGGAQPGGQAPVVDVPSIVMQITDDTFEQLMQLSQVVPVVVTLGAPNCEPCDELEPHLVAVTRELEGRVLLATVDAEANPGLQQAFQVQQLPTVVAVIAGQAIPMFQGVQPAEQIREVYAQLLTVAAQQGVTGRVNAPDLNAGAEETAPEPVVNPEHEPALEAIERGDYPAAIEAYEKVLTRAPRDEEAKAALAQVRLLDRLTGVEAGQVRDEAAANPTDIDAQMRVADLDLSGGHLEDAFLRLLELFPAATPEDRNRIRERLLELFEVAGQADPRVTAARARLTNLLFS; encoded by the coding sequence ATGGCACAGTTTAGCGGTGGCGCAGTAGACCTCAGCGGTATTGTCAACCGTGCGCAGCAGCAGTCTTCGGGCGCGGGGGCTCAGCAGCCCGGCGCGGGCGGCGCTCAGCCCGGTGGTCAGGCTCCTGTCGTCGACGTTCCGTCGATTGTGATGCAGATTACCGACGATACCTTCGAACAGCTCATGCAGCTCTCGCAAGTCGTTCCCGTGGTGGTAACCCTCGGCGCTCCGAACTGTGAACCATGCGATGAACTGGAGCCCCATTTGGTCGCGGTGACTCGCGAGCTTGAGGGGCGTGTGTTGCTGGCTACGGTCGACGCTGAGGCGAACCCCGGATTGCAGCAAGCCTTCCAGGTGCAGCAGCTCCCAACGGTGGTTGCCGTGATCGCGGGACAGGCCATCCCGATGTTCCAGGGCGTGCAACCTGCAGAGCAAATTCGCGAGGTCTATGCTCAGCTGCTTACGGTCGCAGCGCAACAGGGTGTGACTGGCCGGGTGAACGCCCCCGACTTGAACGCCGGGGCTGAAGAGACGGCCCCCGAGCCCGTTGTGAACCCTGAACACGAACCGGCACTCGAAGCGATTGAGCGTGGCGACTATCCTGCGGCGATCGAGGCTTACGAGAAGGTTCTCACGCGTGCCCCACGTGACGAAGAAGCGAAGGCTGCCCTTGCTCAGGTACGCCTGCTCGACCGATTGACCGGTGTCGAAGCCGGCCAGGTTCGGGACGAAGCTGCCGCAAACCCCACCGACATCGATGCTCAGATGCGTGTCGCTGATCTCGACCTTTCGGGTGGGCACCTTGAAGACGCATTCCTGCGACTGCTCGAGCTCTTCCCAGCGGCGACTCCCGAAGATCGCAACCGAATTCGTGAGCGCCTTCTTGAACTCTTTGAGGTCGCGGGCCAGGCTGATCCGCGTGTTACCGCTGCGAGGGCAAGGCTCACAAACCTGCTCTTTTCGTGA
- the tsf gene encoding translation elongation factor Ts, with protein MAAVSMAAIKELRERLGAGMTDSKNALIEAEGDIEKAIEILRLKGLKGVAKREGRSASEGLIAVTEGAGAATMIDLACETDFVAKNEKFIALGDVVLEAVAAAGAADLEAALAAPAGDKTVADIIVDESAILGEKIELRRVARVEGEKFETYLHRTSKDLPPQVGVVVAFSGDDSETARAIAQHISFADPLYVSRDDVPEAEVEKERSLVTEIAKNEGKPEAALPKIIEGRLNGFYKNVALLEQDYARDNKQSVKQVAETAGIAITGFARFKVGV; from the coding sequence ATGGCAGCGGTAAGCATGGCTGCAATTAAGGAACTGCGTGAGCGCCTTGGCGCTGGCATGACCGACAGCAAGAACGCTCTCATCGAAGCTGAGGGTGACATCGAAAAGGCGATCGAGATCCTTCGTCTGAAGGGCCTCAAAGGCGTTGCAAAGCGCGAGGGTCGTTCAGCAAGCGAAGGCCTCATCGCTGTAACCGAGGGTGCTGGCGCAGCAACCATGATCGATCTCGCATGCGAGACCGACTTCGTTGCAAAGAACGAGAAGTTCATCGCGCTCGGTGACGTTGTTCTCGAGGCCGTTGCAGCCGCTGGCGCAGCAGACCTCGAAGCAGCTCTCGCGGCTCCTGCTGGCGACAAGACCGTTGCCGACATCATCGTCGACGAGTCAGCGATTCTCGGCGAGAAGATCGAGCTTCGTCGCGTCGCACGCGTCGAGGGCGAAAAGTTCGAGACCTACCTGCACCGCACCTCGAAAGACCTGCCACCGCAGGTTGGCGTTGTTGTTGCCTTCAGCGGCGACGACAGCGAGACCGCTCGTGCGATCGCTCAGCACATCTCATTCGCTGACCCACTCTACGTGAGCCGCGACGATGTTCCTGAGGCAGAGGTCGAGAAGGAGCGCTCACTCGTTACTGAGATCGCAAAGAACGAGGGCAAGCCCGAGGCCGCACTCCCGAAGATCATCGAGGGTCGCCTCAACGGCTTCTACAAGAACGTCGCGCTGCTCGAGCAGGATTACGCTCGTGACAACAAGCAGAGCGTGAAGCAGGTTGCTGAAACCGCTGGCATCGCCATCACCGGCTTTGCACGTTTCAAGGTAGGCGTCTAA
- the rpsB gene encoding 30S ribosomal protein S2: MAVVTIRQLLDSGVHFGHQTRRWNPKMKRFIFTERSGIYIIDLQQSLTYIDAAYDFVKQTVAKGGNVLFVGTKKQAQEAVAEQATRVNQPYVNQRWLGGLLTNFQTVTGRLERMKELEQLDYEGGTTGFTKKELLLKKRELEKLQKSLGGIRNMTRTPSALWVIDTNKEHLAIDEAKKLGIPVIGILDTNCDPDEVTYPIPGNDDAIRSVALLTRIIGDAVAEGLMERHQKPTEGEAAAEPLAEWEVELLQAKEGEGEKAAAQPAEAAAEEVPAEEAPAAEKAE; encoded by the coding sequence ATGGCCGTAGTAACGATTCGCCAGCTGCTCGACAGCGGCGTGCACTTTGGTCACCAGACCCGTCGCTGGAACCCGAAGATGAAGCGCTTCATCTTCACCGAGCGCTCGGGCATCTACATCATTGACCTTCAGCAGTCACTCACCTACATCGACGCTGCATACGACTTCGTCAAGCAGACCGTCGCTAAGGGTGGCAACGTCCTCTTCGTTGGTACCAAGAAGCAGGCTCAGGAAGCCGTAGCCGAGCAGGCAACGCGCGTGAACCAGCCTTACGTCAACCAGCGCTGGCTCGGTGGCCTGCTCACAAACTTCCAGACCGTTACCGGTCGCCTTGAGCGCATGAAGGAGCTTGAGCAGCTCGATTACGAAGGTGGCACCACCGGCTTCACGAAGAAGGAACTGCTCCTCAAGAAGCGCGAGCTTGAGAAGCTCCAGAAGTCGCTCGGCGGCATTCGCAACATGACCCGCACGCCTTCGGCGCTCTGGGTCATCGACACGAACAAAGAGCACCTCGCGATTGACGAAGCCAAGAAGCTTGGTATTCCCGTCATCGGTATTCTCGATACCAACTGCGATCCTGACGAGGTCACCTACCCGATTCCGGGTAACGACGACGCGATCCGCTCGGTTGCACTGCTCACGCGCATCATTGGCGACGCAGTTGCTGAGGGCCTCATGGAGCGTCACCAGAAGCCGACCGAAGGCGAAGCAGCAGCTGAGCCCCTCGCTGAGTGGGAAGTAGAGCTTCTCCAGGCGAAGGAAGGCGAAGGCGAGAAGGCTGCTGCGCAGCCCGCAGAAGCAGCTGCTGAAGAAGTGCCTGCTGAAGAAGCACCTGCCGCTGAGAAGGCCGAGTAA
- a CDS encoding ribonuclease H family protein: protein MTIVAAADGSALGNPGAAGWAWYIDEQNWMAGGWKHATNNQAELMAVLSLLTETAGTSEALHVLCDSQYVINSLTKWMPGWKRKGWKKSDGKPVLNRDLLEQLDDALRGRKVTFEWVKGHAGHSLNERVDDLARDVATAFQRGTAPNTGPGFSREQSETAVDHDAARTRPKNANATPEAAPPSLFDLFDSAEPQQSKQDVGNQAAVASADARLREACERRDRASIRALLHPSMNAIVSGAEGALTAQGFVDHATTGSGLGAQSGIETHHIAPGVAQTLRIGSEPSERLQSALWVRDADAWLLRFWQES from the coding sequence ATGACGATCGTTGCAGCAGCCGATGGCTCGGCGCTCGGCAACCCGGGAGCCGCTGGGTGGGCCTGGTACATCGATGAGCAGAACTGGATGGCCGGCGGGTGGAAACACGCGACAAACAACCAGGCCGAGCTCATGGCCGTTCTCTCTTTGCTCACCGAAACGGCCGGCACCAGCGAAGCGCTACACGTACTGTGCGACTCGCAGTACGTCATCAACTCACTGACGAAGTGGATGCCCGGGTGGAAGCGCAAGGGCTGGAAGAAGTCTGACGGCAAGCCAGTCTTAAACCGCGACCTACTCGAACAGCTCGACGACGCATTGCGCGGCCGCAAGGTCACCTTCGAGTGGGTCAAGGGTCACGCCGGGCACAGCCTCAACGAACGCGTCGACGACCTCGCGCGAGACGTCGCGACCGCATTTCAGCGTGGCACAGCGCCGAACACTGGCCCCGGCTTCTCACGAGAACAGTCAGAGACCGCGGTGGATCACGACGCGGCCCGCACCCGACCAAAGAACGCGAACGCGACCCCCGAAGCCGCCCCACCCTCACTGTTTGATCTGTTCGACAGCGCAGAGCCGCAGCAGAGCAAGCAGGACGTTGGGAATCAGGCAGCAGTCGCTTCGGCCGACGCTCGGCTGCGAGAGGCGTGCGAGCGCCGCGATCGAGCCTCGATCCGCGCCCTGTTACACCCGAGCATGAACGCCATCGTGTCGGGCGCCGAGGGGGCGCTCACTGCCCAGGGGTTCGTTGATCATGCAACGACCGGCTCTGGCCTAGGCGCACAGAGCGGCATCGAGACGCACCACATTGCCCCCGGTGTCGCGCAAACGCTGCGCATCGGTTCAGAGCCGAGCGAGCGCCTGCAGAGTGCACTCTGGGTGCGCGATGCCGATGCCTGGCTGCTTCGTTTCTGGCAGGAATCGTAA
- a CDS encoding GGDEF domain-containing protein: MPASRLVRRRQVLLRTLAPLRSSAESDRSVFWAITGLNALWLLVTVICDVLMNWQGIIDNPVEIVVSIVSGVLAVVWIAAALIVKERFPKWAGALGFFFVIGALVAHLIFGDTPVFASTALHILPAIIMYLGWFWPPRHAWVMFLGSVIAIGVGILLSPAVGQSAVLTPSIALYTLCIMGLAFILASYLRTNMKLAAHTDSLTQTLNSRGTQVRLASEFARSDRNQEPLTVVLVDLDGFKQLNDTYGHPYGDSILANSAGQWRTTVRSYDTIGRVGGDEFLFIFPRTTAGEALQVLNRLQMNAVHSWSWGLSEKREGDSVETLLERADARLYEKKQSRPRRPDGRLMTGPVEIAVHGGVKPPRKRLFRFPRQTSFSIMSATLGFFVLVPVTIGTLLNPPEVHGGLLWLTLSACALSLVSIALPLWFGSRYPARACFWTAAVLLTFMVVSALLVESTTHGIALLYATSLVALYLGTFSGTKASRGLLISGLLLLGLPLLFESSLAGNAVEQRLIATAVIYGAIVYCILFELSSYLYSRSRAFVEHDSLTGALNRHGLAAYGFNELARAERAGYPLSAVMLDCINFKQVNDSGGHSAGNRVLKDVTQHFTANLGPEDIFVRLGGDEFFVLLPYLSVYEAEQKIRHILQTGPIGMHVGVTDFRPGDTVDTLIARADDVLFSTPS, from the coding sequence ATGCCGGCCTCGAGACTCGTGCGTCGCCGCCAGGTGCTTTTGCGCACCCTGGCGCCGCTGCGGAGCTCCGCTGAGAGTGACCGGAGCGTTTTCTGGGCCATCACCGGGCTCAATGCGCTGTGGCTACTCGTTACCGTGATCTGCGACGTGCTCATGAACTGGCAGGGCATTATCGATAATCCCGTCGAGATCGTGGTTTCGATTGTCTCGGGCGTGTTGGCGGTGGTGTGGATCGCTGCCGCACTCATCGTGAAAGAACGCTTCCCGAAGTGGGCGGGTGCTCTCGGCTTCTTTTTCGTGATCGGAGCGCTCGTAGCTCATCTCATCTTCGGCGACACTCCCGTTTTTGCGAGCACCGCACTGCATATTCTGCCGGCGATCATCATGTATCTCGGATGGTTTTGGCCGCCACGACACGCCTGGGTGATGTTTCTCGGCTCAGTGATCGCCATCGGAGTGGGCATTCTCTTGAGCCCCGCGGTGGGGCAGAGCGCGGTACTGACCCCCTCGATTGCGCTGTACACGCTGTGCATCATGGGGCTCGCCTTTATCTTGGCCTCATACCTCAGAACGAATATGAAGCTTGCCGCGCACACCGACTCGCTGACACAGACGCTCAATAGTCGGGGAACGCAGGTGCGCCTGGCGAGTGAGTTCGCGCGTTCAGACCGCAACCAGGAGCCGTTGACGGTTGTGCTGGTCGACCTCGACGGTTTCAAACAGCTCAACGATACCTACGGGCATCCGTACGGTGACAGCATTCTCGCCAACAGCGCTGGGCAGTGGCGCACGACAGTGCGCTCGTACGACACGATTGGCCGTGTTGGCGGAGACGAGTTTCTTTTTATCTTTCCCCGCACCACCGCGGGTGAGGCTTTGCAGGTACTCAACCGCCTTCAGATGAATGCCGTGCATTCGTGGTCGTGGGGCCTCAGCGAAAAACGAGAGGGCGACTCGGTCGAGACGCTCCTTGAACGTGCCGATGCGAGGCTCTACGAAAAGAAGCAATCGAGGCCCCGGAGACCTGACGGTCGGCTGATGACGGGCCCCGTCGAGATTGCCGTGCACGGCGGAGTGAAACCGCCGAGAAAACGTCTCTTCAGGTTTCCGCGACAAACCTCGTTCTCGATTATGAGCGCAACGCTCGGGTTCTTTGTGCTCGTGCCCGTCACGATCGGTACTCTCTTGAACCCTCCGGAGGTGCATGGCGGCCTCCTATGGCTCACACTCTCGGCATGTGCGCTCTCGCTCGTTTCGATTGCGCTCCCGCTGTGGTTTGGGAGTCGTTACCCCGCCAGGGCATGTTTTTGGACGGCTGCGGTGCTGCTCACGTTCATGGTCGTCTCGGCGCTTCTCGTCGAGTCAACGACCCACGGCATCGCGCTGTTGTACGCGACGTCGCTTGTGGCGCTCTACCTCGGCACGTTCTCAGGAACGAAGGCCTCGCGAGGGCTGCTCATTTCTGGGCTCCTCCTGCTCGGGTTGCCGCTCCTTTTCGAGAGCAGCCTTGCGGGCAACGCGGTCGAGCAGCGCCTCATCGCGACAGCCGTCATTTATGGTGCGATCGTGTATTGCATACTCTTCGAGCTCAGCTCGTATCTGTACAGCCGTTCACGCGCCTTTGTTGAGCATGACTCACTCACCGGGGCGCTCAATCGCCACGGCCTTGCCGCGTACGGCTTCAACGAGTTAGCGCGTGCGGAGCGAGCCGGGTACCCGCTCTCAGCCGTCATGCTCGACTGCATTAACTTCAAACAGGTGAACGACTCGGGTGGCCACTCAGCTGGCAACCGTGTACTCAAAGACGTCACACAGCACTTTACGGCGAACCTTGGTCCAGAAGATATCTTTGTACGGCTGGGAGGCGACGAGTTCTTCGTGCTGTTGCCGTACTTGAGTGTGTACGAGGCCGAACAGAAGATTCGTCATATCTTGCAAACCGGGCCTATCGGCATGCACGTTGGCGTGACCGATTTTCGCCCCGGTGATACCGTCGACACGCTCATTGCGAGAGCCGACGACGTTCTCTTTTCAACGCCGTCATAG
- a CDS encoding phosphatidate cytidylyltransferase yields MSEELRDDLRHRLEERKTQFDEASARIEEKAGRNLFFAIGSGLVFGAVFLLSLFLAKPVFAGVVALLVIVALIELATAYRGAGRRVPRIGVSISGLFILFGAYQYGAKGMLGGFVAGLVVLGIWRLVEGLVPQWEVPPKTLVRDVFSGLFTLAYVALLASIAILIVHGESGEWWVFTLVAVVVSVDVGAYAAGVTLGKHKMTPRISPNKTWEGFAGAVVAGVTVAIVCAVFLLELPWWLGALLGMMLVITATVGDLTESLIKRNLGVKDMSSWVPGHGGFLDRLDSLLPSTVPVYFIMVITGSV; encoded by the coding sequence ATGTCAGAGGAGCTTCGCGACGATCTGCGCCACCGCTTAGAAGAGCGGAAAACGCAGTTCGATGAGGCCAGTGCGCGTATCGAAGAGAAGGCGGGGCGAAACCTCTTCTTTGCGATAGGCTCCGGGCTTGTATTCGGCGCCGTTTTTCTGCTCTCGCTGTTCCTCGCAAAACCAGTATTTGCGGGCGTCGTTGCACTGCTCGTGATTGTGGCGCTCATCGAGCTCGCAACCGCGTACCGTGGGGCCGGGCGTAGAGTGCCGCGCATCGGGGTGAGCATCAGCGGTCTCTTCATTCTCTTCGGCGCATACCAATATGGCGCCAAAGGGATGCTTGGCGGCTTTGTTGCTGGTCTCGTCGTCCTTGGCATTTGGAGACTCGTCGAGGGGCTCGTGCCGCAATGGGAAGTACCGCCGAAAACACTCGTGCGCGACGTTTTCTCGGGGCTCTTCACCCTTGCATATGTGGCGCTGCTGGCGTCGATTGCTATTCTCATCGTTCACGGAGAATCGGGTGAGTGGTGGGTATTCACTCTCGTCGCCGTTGTCGTGTCAGTTGACGTTGGGGCATACGCTGCGGGTGTGACGCTCGGCAAACATAAGATGACGCCTCGCATCAGTCCCAATAAGACCTGGGAGGGCTTCGCCGGAGCGGTTGTCGCTGGAGTCACCGTCGCCATCGTCTGCGCGGTCTTCCTGCTTGAACTACCGTGGTGGCTCGGGGCGCTTCTCGGCATGATGCTGGTGATTACAGCAACGGTCGGCGATCTTACCGAGTCGCTCATCAAACGAAACCTTGGTGTCAAAGACATGAGCTCGTGGGTTCCGGGTCATGGCGGTTTTCTTGACCGTCTCGACTCGTTGCTTCCATCGACCGTTCCTGTCTACTTCATCATGGTGATAACGGGGAGTGTGTAA